A genomic segment from Lignipirellula cremea encodes:
- a CDS encoding tetratricopeptide repeat protein yields the protein MTSFPQQLLTTRCSAVLLIGLGLGFALCASVAQAQRTDLFFPPLPGGVDVPESPGPRPELLRLPDPEPDFENRALAPVPQNQAAAADPLADYEQRARQVLASDPQNEEALLLLANIFKKRKQADQALSLLLEAHRRDPGQLTIAIAVGRCYLEKQAWEEAECMFAHVASIDPQYPDLQFWLANVQLREGNPLTAYRLLQTPGNVSHESVLQHQLLLRGQACHQLGLANEAACCFRQAASGTDKEAVQEAEALQEQLDEILQWEGRWTVDVQGFLRYDTNPGIVPTANVLGIPTRPEPSLVDQLDGSVSYDLLRGNNRALSINYAFLRTDVFSAERFNISDNAAQLGYRHQTMVGDSTPLQFFAGLDVDHLEVGLNPFLRRYGANLATTAVLSDWFAVTTTVSYSRIDYLNQDFLEGTPLDADSDFGNAGVLLVKRMDEIPLTFQAGLFLSRNLSQGGNLDFFGQQMQLGAAWAPECTDWEFNLLASVEHRQFDNRDFFFGVKRHDWEPRIQFLAVYPLSDDWSITAGCSWDRNYSNLITSDFDRQTYQIGLHYGARCQVPLSPVSH from the coding sequence ATGACCAGTTTCCCCCAACAATTGCTAACGACCCGGTGCAGCGCGGTGCTTTTGATCGGACTGGGTCTGGGATTCGCGCTGTGTGCGTCGGTTGCACAGGCCCAGCGCACCGATCTCTTCTTTCCGCCATTGCCAGGCGGCGTCGACGTTCCGGAATCGCCCGGACCGCGACCGGAGTTGCTGCGGTTGCCCGATCCCGAACCGGACTTTGAAAACCGTGCGCTCGCTCCGGTCCCACAGAACCAGGCCGCCGCGGCTGATCCGCTGGCCGACTATGAGCAGCGCGCCCGGCAGGTGCTGGCGTCGGACCCGCAGAACGAAGAAGCATTGCTGCTGCTGGCGAACATCTTCAAGAAGCGGAAGCAGGCCGACCAGGCGCTGTCGCTGCTGCTGGAAGCGCATCGCCGGGATCCGGGCCAGCTGACGATCGCCATTGCGGTCGGTCGCTGCTATCTGGAAAAGCAGGCCTGGGAAGAGGCTGAGTGCATGTTCGCCCATGTCGCTTCGATCGATCCGCAATATCCGGATCTGCAGTTCTGGCTGGCCAATGTGCAGTTGCGGGAAGGGAACCCGCTGACCGCTTATCGGCTGCTGCAGACGCCAGGAAACGTTTCGCATGAAAGCGTCCTGCAGCATCAGTTGCTGCTGCGCGGCCAGGCCTGCCATCAGCTGGGACTGGCCAACGAGGCCGCCTGCTGTTTCCGCCAGGCCGCCAGCGGAACCGACAAGGAAGCCGTCCAGGAGGCCGAAGCCCTGCAGGAACAACTCGACGAGATCCTGCAGTGGGAAGGCCGCTGGACAGTCGATGTGCAGGGCTTTCTGCGCTACGATACCAATCCCGGCATTGTGCCTACCGCCAACGTGCTGGGGATTCCGACGCGGCCGGAGCCGTCGCTTGTCGACCAGCTCGACGGGTCGGTCAGCTACGATCTGCTCCGCGGCAATAACCGCGCGCTGTCGATCAACTATGCGTTCTTGCGGACCGATGTGTTCTCCGCCGAGCGATTCAACATTTCCGACAACGCGGCCCAGCTGGGCTATCGTCACCAGACGATGGTCGGCGATTCGACGCCTTTGCAGTTCTTCGCCGGGCTGGATGTCGATCATCTGGAGGTCGGACTCAACCCGTTCCTGCGACGTTATGGAGCCAACCTGGCGACCACTGCCGTGTTGTCGGACTGGTTTGCGGTCACCACGACCGTCAGCTATTCCCGCATCGACTATCTCAACCAGGATTTTCTGGAAGGCACCCCGCTCGACGCCGACTCTGATTTTGGCAATGCGGGCGTGCTGCTCGTCAAGCGGATGGACGAGATCCCCCTGACGTTCCAGGCGGGGCTGTTCCTGAGCCGGAACCTGTCGCAAGGCGGCAACCTGGATTTCTTTGGCCAGCAGATGCAGCTGGGAGCTGCCTGGGCGCCGGAGTGCACGGACTGGGAATTCAACCTGCTGGCTTCGGTGGAGCATCGCCAGTTTGACAATCGCGACTTTTTCTTTGGCGTGAAACGCCACGACTGGGAGCCGCGGATCCAGTTCCTGGCCGTGTATCCGCTGTCGGACGACTGGTCGATTACGGCTGGCTGCAGCTGGGACCGGAACTACTCGAACCTGATCACCTCGGACTTTGACCGCCAGACCTACCAGATCGGTCTGCACTACGGCGCCCGCTGCCAGGTCCCCCTCAGCCCCGTTTCTCATTAG
- a CDS encoding DNA adenine methylase: MLSRSARTPSGTPITEGIKYAGSKRKLVPQILALADQVGAKSVLDGFAGSTRVSQAFARAGYHVTANDVNVWSQVFATCYLRCERPASAFADLLEHLNGLPPVDGWFTENYGGDPGAGVGPKRPWQLHNTRRIDAIREEIDRLALSGTERAVALTSLILAMDKVDSTLGHYVSYLRHWSRRSYGRLELQVPALVSQNEEQAARHTIRQADVFDVAGAAVDLAYYDPPYGSSNEKMPPSRVRYAAYYHVWTTVCQNDKPDLFGKAQRRADSSDGIAASVFEEFRRNPQTGRFLAVEAIERLLQSTAAPWVLLSYSSGGRATAEELHAAIARSGRIVELVERDHQRNVMAGMKWTNDWIREIDQPHREFLFLIERSAAASDETGR, encoded by the coding sequence ATGCTTTCTCGATCCGCCCGGACGCCGTCGGGAACGCCAATCACCGAAGGTATCAAGTACGCCGGCTCCAAGCGGAAGCTGGTGCCCCAGATTCTCGCGCTGGCGGACCAGGTGGGGGCGAAGTCGGTGCTGGACGGTTTCGCCGGTTCGACCCGCGTGTCCCAGGCCTTTGCCCGCGCTGGTTATCACGTAACGGCCAACGATGTGAACGTCTGGTCCCAGGTGTTCGCCACCTGTTATTTGAGATGCGAGCGACCTGCGTCGGCGTTTGCGGATTTGCTCGAGCATCTCAATGGGCTGCCGCCGGTCGACGGATGGTTTACCGAAAACTACGGCGGCGACCCCGGCGCAGGCGTGGGGCCGAAACGACCCTGGCAGCTGCACAACACCCGAAGGATCGACGCCATTCGGGAAGAGATTGATCGGCTGGCCTTGTCAGGGACGGAACGGGCCGTGGCGCTGACCAGCCTGATCCTGGCGATGGACAAAGTCGACAGCACGCTGGGACATTATGTGTCGTACCTGCGTCACTGGTCGCGGCGTTCTTACGGCCGGCTGGAGCTGCAGGTTCCCGCCCTGGTGAGCCAGAATGAAGAGCAGGCCGCCCGACATACAATCCGCCAGGCGGACGTTTTTGACGTCGCCGGCGCGGCCGTCGATCTGGCGTACTACGATCCGCCGTATGGTTCCAGCAACGAGAAAATGCCGCCGTCGCGGGTGCGGTATGCGGCCTACTATCATGTGTGGACGACCGTCTGCCAAAACGACAAGCCCGACCTGTTTGGCAAGGCGCAGCGGCGGGCCGACTCGTCCGATGGGATCGCCGCCTCGGTGTTTGAAGAGTTTCGCCGGAACCCGCAGACGGGCCGCTTCCTGGCCGTGGAGGCGATCGAACGCCTGCTGCAGTCCACCGCCGCTCCATGGGTGCTGCTCTCGTACAGTTCGGGCGGCCGGGCCACGGCCGAAGAGCTGCACGCCGCCATTGCCCGGTCGGGCCGGATTGTCGAGCTGGTGGAGCGGGATCACCAGCGGAACGTAATGGCCGGCATGAAATGGACGAACGACTGGATACGCGAGATCGACCAGCCGCATCGCGAGTTTCTCTTTCTGATCGAGCGATCCGCGGCGGCGTCCGACGAAACGGGACGCTGA
- a CDS encoding SGNH/GDSL hydrolase family protein: protein MLAATALLCGLTSSLRAEQEAKPAAGKETQPVNPVTAPIVDVPGLPRVLLIGDSISLGYTLDVRELLKEKANVHRPPANCGSTAIGVENLDAWLGDGDWDVIHFNWGLWDINRRVNGKRNLDGQISATEEEYAERLEQLVVRLKKTGATLIWAPTTFVQGGFGRRPGDEVRYNAIAAEIMEKHNVQINDLHALSAKFPRYGETPEGKPEMFKSVGNVHFTPEGSRVLAEQVAKSIAATLDQ, encoded by the coding sequence ATGCTGGCCGCTACTGCCCTTCTTTGCGGCCTGACTTCCAGCCTGCGCGCGGAGCAGGAAGCGAAGCCGGCGGCGGGAAAGGAAACGCAGCCGGTCAATCCGGTGACAGCCCCCATCGTGGATGTGCCCGGCTTGCCGCGGGTGTTGCTGATCGGCGATTCGATCTCGCTTGGCTATACGCTCGACGTTCGCGAACTGCTCAAAGAGAAGGCGAACGTGCATCGCCCGCCCGCCAACTGCGGCAGTACGGCGATAGGCGTCGAGAACCTGGACGCCTGGCTGGGCGACGGCGACTGGGACGTCATCCATTTCAACTGGGGGTTGTGGGACATCAATCGCCGCGTGAACGGCAAACGAAATCTGGATGGCCAGATCAGCGCGACCGAAGAGGAATACGCTGAGCGGCTGGAGCAACTGGTCGTGCGGCTCAAAAAGACCGGCGCCACACTGATCTGGGCCCCCACCACGTTCGTCCAAGGCGGCTTCGGCCGTCGTCCGGGCGACGAGGTCCGCTACAACGCGATCGCCGCCGAGATCATGGAGAAGCACAATGTGCAGATCAACGACCTGCACGCTCTGTCGGCAAAGTTCCCGCGGTATGGCGAAACGCCGGAAGGGAAGCCCGAGATGTTCAAGAGCGTCGGCAACGTCCACTTTACGCCCGAAGGATCGCGCGTGCTGGCGGAACAGGTCGCGAAGTCGATTGCAGCGACTCTCGACCAATAG